From the genome of Vicia villosa cultivar HV-30 ecotype Madison, WI linkage group LG2, Vvil1.0, whole genome shotgun sequence, one region includes:
- the LOC131653835 gene encoding large ribosomal subunit protein uL11x-like, which yields MPPKLDPSQVVEVYVRVTGGEVGAASSLAPKIGPLGLSPKKIGEDIAKETAKDWKGLRVTVKLTVQNRQAKVAVVPSAAALVIKALKEPERDRKKTKNIKHNGNISLDDVIEIAKIMKPRSMAKELAGTVKEILGTCVSVGCTVDGKDPKDLQQEINDGDVEIPQD from the coding sequence ATGCCGCCAAAGCTTGATCCGTCGCAGGTGGTGGAGGTCTACGTCCGGGTCACCGGTGGCGAGGTTGGAGCAGCGAGTTCACTCGCTCCCAAAATCGGTCCCCTCGGTCTCTCCCCAAAGAAGATCGGGGAAGATATTGCAAAGGAGACAGCCAAGGACTGGAAGGGTTTAAGAGTGACGGTGAAGCTGACCGTCCAGAATCGTCAGGCGAAGGTTGCGGTTGTTCCATCGGCGGCTGCGCTCGTCATCAAGGCCTTGAAGGAGCCGGAACGGGATCGGAAGAAGACGAAAAACATCAAGCATAATGGAAATATTTCTCTGGATGATGTGATTGAGATTGCGAAGATTATGAAGCCGAGATCGATGGCGAAGGAACTTGCTGGGACGGTGAAGGAGATTCTGGGTACGTGTGTGTCGGTTGGATGTACCGTCGATGGAAAGGACCCGAAGGATTTGCAGCAGGAGATTAACGATGGAGATGTTGAAATTCCTCAGGATTAA